In a genomic window of Nothobranchius furzeri strain GRZ-AD chromosome 14, NfurGRZ-RIMD1, whole genome shotgun sequence:
- the xirp2a gene encoding xin actin-binding repeat-containing protein 2 isoform X1: MEIQSGNGEEVAGATSGFVSCGPSRPQVVTSDDPVLREDLQATKRIERFDIPLDSLKRMFEKPAGTTTEVAASPVSKPVPSSSSSQTHPDRIMASHQHVKNSAGSTSRTRSGRLEEKAVSAENQEVESVSVKERMAMYQAAVSNKESSSCPSAAVTDESEACSLPGGLATVKKQFESHGFASSSSHSSSSQIHVQRRSVQEMSSSSEVTVRSSAREIVPATTHSRQEVIHHSTVASSYGNHSSETVMLVGGEDLPKVSTQALKQQYEKTIEEAAPAKAVKVDVDFSQFQWAPVNQSSKMSTASSYNTSSTVKTMAASSVASTSSLNQEATERFPPPPADLPQLSQEVSEYSSQSQEKTSQQKCTFNKEQYFKHKSMAELKRLYKHIHPEVRKNLEEDFMSQLSEAEKAAFESAETTGDVQQVRHMFENDDNSSGECSSPDSEYLEWEEILKGEVQTMRWMFENKPLDAIKDDSPDESEGKNIAQQEIIAGKDVRYTAWMFETQPMDALGTEAAEDTEHSQKQTDLARGDVRTATWLFETQPLDCLNRIYQEDEQEMCCVVTKDITGGDVKTARYLFETQHLDSLGKTETIEENHFLSLKSELEEVKGGVKMTTRRFETQPMCVIRGDSGEMLEITTIRREETEKGDVKTSRWMFETQALDMINKDPTKVKLICGISMENDFQGGVNKGRWLFETKTLDTINDEEWECSRKQKEQVVGADVRKHCLVFETQPMDTLKDNTNARPSVVEEIVGGDVRSAKHLFETVPMENLKELPEVGKLQKMVTSEEEKGDVRHQKWVFESQPLESIREEKKEITKTVNIEALDKGDVISYKERFETMDLSKCEGTKKIQVEGVQSGSVRSNRELFESAPMYAMQDSSGHYHEVKTVRREEIVKGDVRSCRWMFETRPIDEFDESINKFQIIKGISKQEVESGDVKTAKWLFETQPLDAIKFFSNVEEEEHKTKEYVNIEKGDVKTCRWLFETQPMDVLYEKVEKSETDMEEVQKGDVKTCTWLFETQTLDNIRDHTESETILKTCTVKQEDIQGKDVQMARFLFETENLENIVSEDSGSFRRVTEIDVQSGDVSRMKYIFENRSSDIMSSTSEETMQRLKKQQAEDIQKGNVVNCTWMFENQPIDAITDDITKAREVRTVTDVQGGDVNKGRFTFETYSLDKIREESSLTDVSKLTSIFREDTEKGDVKNYTMMFETQPLYAIRDKEGHYHEVTTVTKEEIMRGDVVGARWLFETKPLDSIRDSEEVYVIKAVTEEGINKGDVNSARWRFETQPIDEITEDIKVRSRIVADIQGGDVKTNKQRFETDEMSQKYVRTVSVSEIQKGDVRSATWMFETRTIDEIRGDGEEYDGMERVTKEEVMKGDVKQSVWLFEKNPLDTIKECGGTQTVVAKEEIPQADVKMTTWLFETTPLNQFNESSVEKTEIIGKSVKETLEELYCQKMVSSQGILIEADEIGDVRMAKYKLMNQEAPQIQKEEIIRGDLSNIMMNLLNNRETTERVVTVDEQERGNINTTVKRLFNQEKEMNVEKEAIIRGDIQEAMSNLLKNEGSSKRGILIQEDEKGDVRMTIYSLLNKEENVSMGKEEIIQGNVSKTLQRLLSNSGEDDPKKIRVGDTERGNVSFYTTCIESGALDYLKQFQSEETQVEVQKESIIGGDIEETKILLRKNQQQIGRTVAEDDIVPGDVDGIVKVFMAEPNVTYRNLEKDIVKGDLSAALDSLSQAINQKVIIEKEEVVKGDIPMTLKFLEEAKHQAKEMEKPEIIRGDIRGALQSLEKSATAKTDASVEDLVPGNIKGTLKSLEEAKQVVKEMAKEEIVRGDIHTAMQSLHEATSEKKTYQHQVSEQGDVKATIQLLLEPTTSPRSQRRGSVEGDVKTSIKCLYEGQETTQVEKEEVVKGDVQGAIKCLMQKKQYSNKKRVHPPKKAKMPMKNPSTVKQMEHESMHEEQSEEVALAAAPVVKNLSQSSESQRHHESKSVKTQVITQEDHSVAVVKTGNPAGASHQKSREEQKDKVVPPQKVQAPKPITIKNTQKTIHDQTESKAVDAALMKGVQNTTQTNVSSKQIRETKTSKQVLTAATEKTVVQTVSEQKVLAQKQSIKNLKSEYRNLDTKGKGAVKKATPEIHFPPPPSSPPPPSESEFSLPPPPSPVTESPASPTSRLLIMREDSDLPPPPPPPPPPMECVKSEPEFFPPPPPPLSSAGGQDFLPPPPSQQELNALPQLPPAKQGKPFGKHLFKEAKQPEPPKQLQVKPKWQKKQPAPPPASSQPPPGQEAAAPASSKEETQVQEAKHEKVLQTKMVSQTKTVAVSPTRIPSTPVIKPELKQSPQPPKKVFAPPLKLPSPPDPAPAPKAKPFARKFKTPLMLAEERYRQQMQEKEETDKSTASTPTSPPLSTQSPAAGAEPSAADNTEKEVMTKVISQDEILVKEAPAKKCPSQIPLSKPSISVVNKKSTSASSKVSFDQKQACEKAPPSAGVSGSQSCHQASEKEMQSCSSVVASSVTEQQRFIKTSSSRSITATHSAVQDDVNLQSQPAVTLKTEDVKNNNVPLSQEVKTGPSQPTKIPKVTPSFKVKTFKMPTEKNEEKSDSSGQTGIIKSETHSQQEKGMASQKAESKVDLESSRLTAARTEMKTEVKENKIQVSSPVTEVEVKAQAKRGKQVQKKEAEKKPSSSVSVSGAKMTKIASVPTHQGQDLVLASHSHQSVKAEHIQRHEEVVVTERVFQQKQEAVHVQQQQTRLHAKETHKAEKSKVDSKDAALKGTSKTAHKDEAQSEETSAEEKCTAMQKLVVQLKELEGTPSRIDSSTVMAVIQEVPAWVMGLEEKKNLGELAKRQSKKKLKEMLAYMKSIIQTKVTSLEKSVVEKEMKEEAPKVPTTPDKKPLAGATSKASTVSIASSKTEKKEEKRLLHETKSSHDLSDAPAQRISSPLASIRTPSPTYITIESRRIESPLRVTPSPPPYKSVGTPPPPPRKSYTPTFSRATPSPTLSRSDKLMKLRDTTAKLSRGMTPPPPMPAPECLAAEREQSSPFDDRETPTDRCEHGSTDVMEMVDSMMTVKDKKSFFEEAQKAEVNKTYIRKDPIDIPERLGPDAEDAGEAVAIDLLREDLPRVDLTKLVNKFESPQPKVYARKEPIVISERLGSDTEDAEVEVHSPRSEEIPIFTVKAIKDVFETGEHGSQAARELREQIERREPESAHSAPAHHSETTSVTEQFCSYDNLGSVTRETRSEVHSGSSMIRGSPPSYADVVRGSVPAVPVPPEASTEELLRNFQQSWAESQGVFQNLRFSVTEQRTSQVVTHQQETFVAENSNSRVRTVQGVSEEGVPHGVADRRQTKLP; this comes from the exons gTGACGGATGAGTCGGAGGCCTGCTCGCTGCCTGGTGGTCTGGCCACTGTCAAGAAACAGTTTGAGAGCCACGGGTTTGCCTCTTCATCGTCTCACTCCAGCAGCTCCCAGATCCATGTCCAGAGGAGATCTGTCCAG GAGATGTCGAGCTCCTCTGAGGTGACAGTAAGAAGCAGTGCAAGAGAGATTGTTCCTGCAACAACCCACTCTCGACAAGAG GTGATccaccacagcaccgtggccagcAGTTATGGGAACCATTCCAGTGAGACAG TTATGCTTGTTGGAGGGGAGGACCTACCAAAGGTTTCCACTCAGGCTTTGAAGCAGCAGTATGAAAAAACGATTGAGGAAGCTGCACCAGCGAAGGCAGTGAAG GTTGATGTGGATTTCAGCCAGTTTCAGTGGGCCCCGGTTAACCAGTCGTCCAAAATGTCCACTGCGTCTAGCTACAACACCTCGTCCACCGTTAAAACAATGGCTGCTTCGTCTGTAGCATCCACCTCATCTCTGAATCAAGAGGCAACAGAACGTTTCCCTCCCCCGCCGGCAGACCTGCCTCAGCTGTCACAAGAAGTCTCTGAATACTCTTCTCAGTCTCAGGAGAAGACCTCCCAACAGAAGTGCACTTTTAATAAGGAGCAGTACTTCAAACACAAGAGCATGGCTGAGCTGAAGCGCCTCTACAAGCACATACATCCGGAAGTGCGCAAAAACCTTGAGGAAGATTTTATGAGTCAGCTCTCTGAAGCAGAAAAGGCAGCATTTGAGAGCGCAGAGACGACAGGTGATGTCCAGCAGGTGCGCCACATGTTTGAAAATGACGACAACAGCTCCGGTGAATGCTCAAGCCCCGACAGCGAATACCTGGAGTGGGAAGAGATCCTCAAAGGTGAAGTGCAAACAATGCGCTGGATGTTCGAAAACAAGCCCTTAGACGCAATCAAAGACGATTCCCCAGATGAAAGTGAGGGGAAGAATATTGCTCAACAGGAAATCATTGCTGGCAAGGATGTCAGGTATACAGCTTGGATGTTTGAGACTCAGCCCATGGACGCTCTCGGGACCGAGGCTGCAGAGGACACCGAGCATTCTCAGAAACAGACGGACCTGGCAAGAGGAGATGTCCGTACCGCAACCTGGCTTTTTGAAACTCAGCCGCTGGATTGCCTAAATAGGATTTATCAAGAAGATGAACAGGAGATGTGCTGCGTTGTCACTAAAGACATCACTGGTGGTGATGTAAAAACCGCCAGGTACCTCTTTGAGACCCAGCATCTGGATTCCCTGGGTAAAACAGAAACCATCGAGGAGAATCACTTCCTGAGCTTGAAGTCGGAGCTGGAAGAGGTTAAAGGCGGGGTGAAGATGACCACCCGTAGGTTTGAGACGCAGCCCATGTGTGTCATCAGAGGAGACTCGGGAGAGATGCTGGAAATCACCACAATCCGCAGGGAGGAGACGGAGAAGGGAGACGTGAAGACCTCACGGTGGATGTTTGAAACCCAGGCTTTAGACATGATCAACAAAGACCCTACCAAGGTAAAGCTGATATGTGGCATTTCCATGGAGAACGACTTTCAAGGAGGCGTGAACAAGGGCAGGTGGCTTTTTGAGACAAAGACACTTGACACCATCAATGATGAGGAATGGGAGTGCTCCAGAAAGCAAAAAGAACAGGTTGTTGGAGCTGATGTGAGGAAGCACTGTCTTGTTTTTGAGACTCAGCCAATGGACACACTGAAGGATAACACCAATGCACGACCGTCGGTCGTGGAGGAGATTGTAGGGGGTGACGTTCGATCAGCCAAGCATTTATTTGAAACAGTACCCATGGAAAATCTGAAAGAGCTGCCTGAAGTGGGAAAACTTCAGAAAATGGTAACATCTGAAGAAGAGAAGGGGGATGTAAGGCATCAGAAGTGGGTCTTTGAGAGCCAGCCGCTAGAAAGCATAAGAGAGGAGAAGAAGGAAATTACAAAAACGGTCAACATCGAAGCGCTGGACAAAGGAGATGTGATCAGTTATAAAGAAAGGTTTGAAACTATGGATTTGAGTAAATGTGAAGGAACAAAGAAAATCCAAGTTGAAGGTGTTCAAAGTGGTTCTGTTAGGTCCAACAGAGAACTTTTTGAATCAGCCCCAATGTACGCCATGCAGGACAGCTCTGGCCATTATCACGAGGTGAAGACGGTGAGGCGGGAGGAGATTGTGAAGGGGGATGTGCGCAGCTGCAGGTGGATGTTTGAAACACGCCCCATCGACGAGTTCGACGAAAGCATCAACAAATTCCAGATCATAAAAGGAATTTCCAAACAGGAGGTTGAGTCTGGAGACGTCAAAACAGCCAAGTGGCTGTTTGAAACGCAACCACTCGATGCCATTAAGTTCTTCAGTAATGTTGAGGAGGAAGAACACAAAACTAAAGAATACGTCAACATTGAGAAAGGGGACGTGAAAACCTGTAGGTGGCTCTTTGAGACCCAGCCGATGGACGTTCTGTACGAAAAGGTGGAAAAGAGCGAGACCGACATGGAGGAAGTGCAAAAAGGTGACGTGAAAACATGCACCTGGCTTTTTGAGACGCAGACGCTTGACAACATTCGTGACCACACAGAGAGTGAGACGATTCTGAAAACCTGCACAGTAAAGCAGGAGGACATTCAGGGAAAGGACGTGCAAATGGCTCGCTTCCTGTTTGAAACGGAGAACCTGGAGAACATTGTGAGCGAGGACAGCGGCTCTTTCAGGAGAGTCACAGAGATCGACGTCCAGTCAGGTGATGTTTCCAGGATGAAGTACATCTTTGAGAATCGCTCCTCTGACATCATGAGCTCCACCTCAGAGGAAACGATGCAGCGGCTGAAGAAGCAGCAGGCCGAGGACATCCAGAAGGGGAACGTGGTCAATTGTACCTGGATGTTTGAAAATCAGCCAATCGATGCCATCACTGATGATATCACGAAGGCGAGGGAGGTTCGGACCGTGACCGATGTCCAGGGCGGTGACGTCAACAAGGGGCGTTTTACTTTTGAGACTTATTCTCTAGATAAAATCAGAGAGGAGTCCTCTCTAACGGACGTATCGAAACTCACTAGCATCTTTAGAGAAGACACAGAGAAGGGAGATGTGAAAAATTACACCATGATGTTTGAAACTCAACCACTCTACGCCATCCGGGATAAGGAGGGCCATTATCATGAAGTAACCACGGTTACCAAAGAAGAAATTATGAGAGGGGACGTGGTGGGGGCACGGTGGCTGTTTGAGACAAAGCCCCTGGATTCGATTAGAGACTCAGAAGAGGTCTACGTTATTAAAGCTGTGACGGAGGAAGGTATTAACAAAGGAGACGTTAACTCTGCCCGCTGGAGGTTTGAAACTCAACCCATTGATGAAATAACAGAAGACATCAAAGTGAGGTCGAGGATAGTAGCAGACATTCAAGGCGGCGATGTGAAGACAAATAAGCAGAGATTCGAGACCGATGAGATGTCTCAAAAGTACGTCAGAACGGTGAGTGTGAGCGAAATCCAAAAAGGCGACGTCAGATCCGCCACGTGGATGTTCGAAACCCGCACGATCGATGAAATTCGAGGCGACGGCGAAGAGTACGACGGCATGGAGAGAGTTACTAAAGAGGAGGTGATGAAAGGTGATGTCAAGCAGTCTGTGTGGCTTTTTGAGAAGAACCCCCTTGACACAATCAAAGAGTGTGGTGGCACACAGACTGTCGTGGCAAAGGAGGAGATCCCACAGGCCGATGTAAAGATGACCACATGGCTTTTTGAAACCACTCCGTTAAACCAGTTCAACGAGAGCAGCGTGGAGAAAACGGAAATTATTGGTAAGAGTGTTAAAGAGACTCTCGAGGAGCTTTACTGCCAGAAAATGGTCAGTTCACAGGGTATTCTCATTGAGGCAGATGAAATCGGCGACGTCCGCATGGCAAAGTACAAACTCATGAACCAAGAGGCTCCGCAAATCCAAAAAGAAGAGATCATTAGAGGAGATCTGAGCAACATCATGATGAACCTTCTAAACAACAGGGAGACCACTGAAAGGGTCGTAACGGTTGACGAGCAGGAACGAGGGAACATTAACACCACAGTGAAGCGGCTTTTCAACCAGGAGAAAGAAATGAATGTTGAGAAAGAAGCGATTATCCGCGGGGACATCCAGGAGGCGATGAGCAACCTGCTCAAGAATGAAGGCTCCTCCAAGCGTGGGATTCTGATTCAGGAAGATGAAAAAGGCGATGTGAGGATGACGATCTATTCGCTTCTGAACAAGGAGGAGAACGTCAGCATGGGGAAGGAGGAAATAATTCAAGGGAACGTCAGCAAGACACTTCAGCGTCTACTCTCCAACTCAGGAGAAGATGATCCTAAAAAGATACGGGTCGGAGACACGGAAAGAGGAAATGTTAGCTTCTACACTACGTGCATTGAGTCAGGGGCCTTGGATTATctcaaacagtttcagtctgagGAAACTCAAGTAGAGGTGCAAAAGGAGAGCATCATAGGTGGCGACATTGAAGAAACAAAGATTTTGTTAAGGAAGAATCAGCAGCAGATAGGCCGCACTGTGGCAGAGGACGACATCGTTCCAGGAGACGTAGACGGCATTGTCAAGGTGTTCATGGCAGAGCCCAATGTTACGTACCGAAACCTGGAGAAAGACATTGTTAAAGGTGACCTTAGTGCAGCTTTAGATTCACTGTCCCAGGCTATCAATCAGAAAGTGATCATAGAGAAAGAAGAGGTGGTGAAAGGGGACATACCAATGACTTTGAAGTTCCTCGAAGAGGCAAAGCATCAAGCCAAGGAAATGGAAAAGCCTGAAATTATCAGAGGAGACATCAGAGGTGCCCTTCAGTCACTGGAGAAATCTGCAACTGCCAAAACGGACGCAAGTGTTGAAGATTTAGTTCCGGGAAATATCAAAGGGACCCTGAAATCCCTGGAGGAGGCGAAACAAGTGGTGAAAGAGATGGCAAAAGAGGAGATTGTCAGAGGAGACATTCACACGGCCATGCAGAGTTTACACGAGGCCACGAGTGAGAAAAAGACTTATCAGCACCAAGTCAGCGAACAAGGGGACGTTAAAGCCACCATTCAGCTTTTGCTCGAGCCAACCACTTCGCCGAGATCTCAACGCAGAGGCAGCGTTGAAGGAGACGTGAAAACGTCCATCAAATGTCTTTACGAGGGGCAGGAGACAACACAGGTGGAAAAAGAAGAGGTTGTTAAGGGAGATGTTCAGGGTGCTATAAAGTGCCTGATGCAGAAGAAGCAGTATTCAAACAAGAAACGTGTGCATCCTCCTAAGAAGGCAAAAATGCCCATGAAAAATCCATCAACTGTAAAGCAAATGGAGCATGAAAGCATGCATGAGGAGCAGAGTGAGGAAGTAGCACTCGCTGCAGCCCCCGTGGTGAAAAACCTCTCACAGAGCAGTGAGTCACAGAGGCACCATGAAAGCAAATCTGTGAAAACGCAGGTAATAACTCAAGAGGACCACTCTGTCGCTGTAGTCAAAACAGGCAATCCTGCCGGGGCCTCTCAtcagaagagcagagaagaacagAAGGACAAAGTGGTGCCCCCACAGAAAGTACAAGCTCCTAAGCCTATTACGATAAAGAACACACAAAAGACTATTCATGATCAAACAGAGAGTAAAGCTGTCGACGCGGCTCTGATGAAAGGGGTGCAAAACACAACGCAGACAAACGTCTCGAGCAAACAGATACGCGAGACGAAAACAAGCAAACAGGTGCTGACTGCAGCGACGGAGAAGACGGTGGTGCAGACCGTCTCAGAGCAGAAGGTGCTCGCTCAGAAGCAGAGCATCAAAAACCTGAAGAGTGAATATCGGAACCTCGACACTAAAGGGAAGGGAGCGGTCAAAAAGGCCACACCTGAGATTCACTTCCCCCCTCCACCCTCCTCGCCACCTCCGCCCTCTGAGTCGGAGTTCTCGCTTCCCCCGCCGCCATCTCCAGTGACAGAGAGCCCCGCATCACCCACATCCAGGCTTCTTATCATGAGGGAGGACAGTGATCTGCCTCCCCCACCTCCCCCGCCTCCTCCACCCATGGAATGCGTAAAGTCTGAGCCTGAGTTTTTCCCACCTCCGCCCCCTCCACTGTCCTCTGCAGGTGGACAGGATTTTCTCCCTCCACCTCCATCACAGCAAGAGCTCAATGCGTTACCTCAGCTTCCTCCTGCAAAGCAAGGAAAGCCTTTTGGTAAACATTTGTTTAAAGAGGCCAAGCAGCCGGAGCCACCCAAGCAGCTCCAAGTTAAACCCAAGTGGCAAAAAAAGCAACCAGCTCCTCCTCCGGCTTCCTCTCAGCCTCCTCCTGGCCAAGAAGCAGCAGCACCAGCATCAAGTAAAGAGGAAACTCAAGTTCAGGAGGCAAAACACGAAAAAGTCCTACAAACCAAGATGGTTAGCCAGACAAAAACAGTAGCAGTGTCACCAACGAGAATCCCAAGCACCCCAGTGATTAAACCAGAGCTAAAACAAAGCCCACAACCACCCAAAAAAGTGTTTGCTCCTCCCCTTAAACTGCCCTCACCTCCTGACCCAGCTCCAGCTCCTAAGGCGAAACCCTTCGCTCGCAAATTCAAAACGCCTCTCATGCTCGCAGAGGAACGGTATCGTCAACAGATGCAGGAGAAAGAGGAAACAGACAAAAGTACAGCTTCTACTCCCACTTCACCACCGCTCAGTACACAATCACCTGCTGCTGGCGCAGAGCCGTCTGCAGCAGATAACACTGAGAAAGAAGTGATGACAAAAGTCATAAGTCAAGATGAAATATTAGTAAAGGAGGCACCTGCCAAGAAATGCCCTTCCCAAATCCCTCTGAGCAAACCCTCGATCTCCGTCGTGAATAAAAAGTCCACCTCTGCATCTTCAAAAGTGTCCTTCGATCAAAAGCAAGCGTGTGAAAAAGCCCCACCCTCAGCCGGCGTTTCTGGATCTCAGTCTTGTCATCAGGCCTCAGAAAAGGAAATGCAGTCATGCTCGAGCGTGGTCGCTTCTTCAGTCACGGAGCAGCAGCGGTTTATTAAGACGTCCAGCAGCAGGTCCATCACTGCCACACACAGCGCCGTCCAGGACGACGTAAATCTTCAAAGCCAGCCCGCGGTCACACTGAAAACGGAGGACGTAAAGAataataatgtgcctctgtcgcAGGAGGTGAAAACCGGTCCCTCTCAGCCCACTAAAATTCCAAAGGTAACTCCGAGTTTCAAAGTGAAAACGTTTAAGATGCCAACAGAGAAGAATGAAGAGAAGTCTGACAGTTCTGGGCAGACGGGAATAATAAAAAGCGAAACACATTCACAGCAGGAAAAAGGTATGGCGTCGCAGAAAGCTGAATCAAAAGTCGATTTGGAAAGCAGTCGGCTGACTGCGGCGAGAACCGAGATGAAAACAGAAGTTAAAGAGAATAAAATACAGGTGTCGTCACCGGTGACGGAGGTGGAAGTGAAGGCTCAGGCGAAAAGGGGAAAGCAGGTGCAAAAAAAGGAGGCGGAAAAAAAGCCGTCGTCATCAGTTAGCGTTTCAGGAGCTAAGATGACCAAGATAGCATCTGTGCCGACTCATCAAGGGCAGGACCTTGTTTTGGCGTCCCACAGTCATCAAAGCGTGAAGGCGGAGCACATCCAGAGGCACGAGGAGGTTGTTGTCACTGAGAGAGTGTTTCAGCAGAAGCAAGAGGCCGTTCATGTGCAGCAGCAGCAAACCAGGCTACACGCAAAAGAGACACATAAGGCAGAAAAGTCCAAAGTTGACTCGAAGGACGCGGCGCTCAAAGGTACGAGCAAAACGGCCCATAAAGATGAGGCTCAGTCAGAGGAGACGTCGGCTGAAGAGAAATGCACTGCGATGCAGAAGCTAGTTGTTCAACTAAAAGAGCTGGAGGGCACGCCGAGCAGAATAGACTCCAGCACCGTCATGGCCGTCATACAGGAAGTCCCTGCTTGGGTAATGGGCTTGGAGGAGAAAAAGAATCTAGGCGAACTTGCTAAACGGCAAAGCAAGAAAAAGCTGAAAGAGATGCTGGCTTATATGAAAAGTATCATTCAAACAAAAGTCACCAGTTTGGAGAAAAGCGTTGTGGAAAAGGAGATGAAAGAGGAGGCGCCAAAGGTACCTACCACCCCAGACAAGAAACCGCTCGCTGGGGCGACTTCGAAGGCATCAACGGTTAGCATAGCCTCGTCCAAAACAGAgaagaaggaagagaaaaggttacTTCACGAAACTAAAAGCTCTCACGACCTAAGTGACGCGCCCGCTCAGAGAATATCCTCTCCGTTAGCTAGCATCCGCACGCCCTCGCCTACTTATATCACGATTGAATCGAGGAGAATCGAGTCACCCTTGAGAGTGACTCCGTCTCCTCCACCTTACAAGTCAGTAGGGACACCCCCACCGCCACCTCGTAAATCATACACACCTACATTCAGCAGGGCCACGCCGTCTCCCACCCTCAGCCGCTCAGACAAACTGATGAAACTGAGGGATACCACCGCCAAGCTTTCCCGTGGAATGACCCCACCTCCTCCCATGCCGGCGCCGGAGTGTTTGGCTGCTGAAAGGGAGCAGTCTTCCCCGTTTGACGACAGGGAAACTCCCACTGATAGGTGTGAGCATGGGTCAACGGATGTCATGGAGATGGTGGACTCCATGATGACAGTTAAAGACAAAAAGAGTTTCTTTGAGGAGGCGCAGAAGGCCGAGGTGAACAAAACGTACATCCGGAAAGATCCGATTGACATCCCTGAACGTCTCGGACCTGATGCAGAGGACGCCGGTGAGGCCGTAGCCATTGACCTTCTGCGAGAGGATCTACCAAGAGTTGATTTAACCAAACTTGTGAACAAATTTGAATCTCCTCAACCAAAAGTGTACGCGAGAAAAGAGCCCATTGTGATATCGGAGAGGCTGGGGAGTGACACAGAAGATGCGGAAGTGGAGGTCCACAGTCCAAGATCGGAAGAGATTCCAATATTCACCGTGAAAGCCATAAAGGACGTGTTTGAGACAGGAGAGCACGGTTCTCAGGCAGCCAGAGAACTTAGAGAACAAATAGAGAGAAGAGAACCTGAATCGGCCCATTCTGCACCAGCGCATCACTCAGAAACAACTTCAGTCACTGAGCAATTCTGCAGCTACGACAACTTGGGAAGCGTGACAAGAGAGACGAGGAGTGAGGTGCATTCTGGGAGCTCTATGATTCGAGGTAGCCCTCCGTCATACGCAGATGTTGTGAGGGGAAGCGTTCCAGCTGTCCCTGTGCCACCCGAGGCCTCTACAGAGGAACTGCTGAGGAACTTCCAGCAGTCATGGGCCGAGAGCCAAGGAGTTTTCCAGAACCTGAGATTTAGCGTCACAGAACAGAGGACTTCACAGGTCGTAACGCACCAGCAGGAGACCTTTGTGGCGG AAAATTCAAATTCCAGAGTCCGAACTGTGCAGGGTGTGTCGGAAGAGGGTGTACCCCATGGAGTCGCTGATCGCAGACAAACAAAACTTCCATAA